TTCTCAACTTGATGGCTATTTTGGCAATGCGAGTACAGATGCCAAATAGTTGATAGTGGTGGCCTTCTAGCACGAGCTTGGGGCATTTTACAGGGGTTATTATGTTTGTATAGTTTCTGGTTTGTAGTATGATCAGGGATGTTGATGGTAGGACATTAATGGAAAGGGGGCATATAAGCTGAGAAGTAATTATTGTCAACTTGATGGCTATTTCAGGCAAGGTGTATCGCGACATCGTTGGTAGTGCATACTATGTTGCCCCAGAAGTTCTGCGGCGAAGTTATGGAAAGGAGATAGATGTATGGAGTGCTGGTGTCATTTTGTACATCCTCCTCAGTGGTGTGCCTCCATTTTGGGCTGGTAAGGCTAATTTACTATCTGCATCAAGTACTCCTACCTGCCGGGTTTCTTAGTTTCGTGATCATCTTTGTAGAGACTGAAAAAGGCATATTTGATGCTATACTAAACGAAGAAGTTGATTTTGATAGCCAACCTTGGCCTTCAATCTCAAACAGCGCCAAAGATCTTGTTCGAAAAATGCTGAACAAGGATCCAAGAAGGAGAATAACTTCTGCACAAGTACTTGGTAATCTCCTCTATTTTTAGCTATTGATGTATGCTTGTACATTTTTCTAAAATCTTTTATGAATTTCTGATATGGAGTAAAGGTAGCTTGGCAGAAAAAAAAAGACCAGAAACacaagagaaagaagagaaaacgCAGAAGAACATGAATAACTCAATAACTGGATAGTAAAATACACAAGATTAATCCTCTTGTGAGGCCCTAGGAACTACTGTCCTAATCCAACTATTTTCCCAAGACTCAGCCCTTCTAATGAGGAgctatttataatactactactatggaaGAAGATTCCTAAACAAAAAGGCTCTTTTAAACAAAATGTAACTCTAAGAGAGAAACTTATCTCTAACATACTAATCACCAAACTCCTAAAAACAATAGACAACTAAAAGATAATGCAGCGTATCAATTGAAAATATCCTCTATCAATTTCACAGTTTTGTGAACTTGTCTTTCATAATAGCTTTTCCTTTTTGATCATACTACTTTCTTTGCCCATCGCAAGCCAGAATTCCTAcatttagtattattttattgtgaATCACAGAAACCGGCCCTTCATTTATAGTACAGTTAGCTCGAACATGGCTTTGGAATCAACTTGTTTTACCCTAGCAGTAAATAAGAAAAAGGCCCCCCATCAAATGACTTTACTTTTGTTGCATGTTTTGTGTTGCTTTTATTcggtttgttttgtttttcacACTAAAACGAATTCGAGTTTTGATGTTTTCTGTTATAAATAAGTTGTATAGTGATCACtatatttactttttatttcataattgaaCTCAATTTATCTTGTTTGTTTGTGTTAAAGAACATCCTTGGATTAAGGGACAAGCATCTGACAAGCCAATAGATGGTGCGGTACTCTCTAGGATGAAGCAGTTCAGGGCCATGAATAAGCTCAAGAAACTTGCACTAAAGGTAATTTCCTTCATGTCTTTATATTTGGTATGAATCATACATACAATTGCAGGACAcccaaaaaaatgtttaaaagtTATTAGCAGTTCATTTTGGTCTGCATCTCAACTTCTGCTACCATAGTGCTCTCTGTTATTAACATTTTCCAGATCTCTTGTATGAAATGATTTGATCTGCTATGGCATGCGCATCTGGATCTTAATAGAAGCAGGGTTCGAGAAATGGCATTTACGGACTATAAAACTCTTGCCATTTGGGCTTAGTTGATTAGCAGCAAACTTCACTAAGCTTTATTTGCAATTATGGGATTTTTTATGAGATTTTCTGTCAATTTAGCTGCATAAACTTTCTTTATGGGTATGTTCTTACCCTCGCTTACGGGATCTGAATCTGCCTGCAGGTCATTGCACAAAGTTTATCAGAAGAAGAAATTAAAGGTCTTAAAGCAATGTTCACGAATATGGACACAGATAATAGCGGAACAATCACCTTTGAAGAACTTAAAACTGGCTTGGCTCGTCTTGGATCTAAGCTGTCCGAAACAGAAGTGCAACAACTCATGGAAGCTGTAAGTATAACCACTTTCATTTGGGAAATTTAGGGTTTGTCTGCTTATTACATTTAACAATTGTTACTGCTAATGCCAGGCTGATGTGGATGGAAACGGAACTATCGACTACATCGAATTCATCACTGCTACAATGCACAGACACAAGCTCGAACGAGATGAGCATCTCTTTAAAGCGTTCCAGTTTTTTGATAAAGATAACAGCGGGTAAGACCTGATTAAACTTCTCCTCGCTCTTCTTTTTCTATGCCTTAAGTTCAAATGCTCTTGTTGTTTTGATCTCAATAATTGAGTTCCATGTGGACCTCACATGCATTATCATTAACTTAATtgccattttatttaaaacgcACCTCAGCTATATCACAATGGACGAACTGGAAACTGCTATGAAAGACTATGGTCTGGGGGAGGGAGCTACCATTAAAGAAATCATTTCGGAGGTGGATACTGATAATGTAAGTTATGAAAGTATTTGGtatatttcatttcttttttttctcttcaaaTTATATATAGAGGTTCCACATCTTTGGTATTTACAGGATGGAAAAATCAACTATGAGGAATTCTGTGCTATGATGAGAAGTGGAACAACACAACCAGTAAAACTCTTTTAGAGGATCAAATCGGATATTTGATAAAGGTTGCAGAGCAGCATGTTCTTCTTAGGAGAATGGTGAGATTTATGAAGCATTTTAGTTCTAAATTGAAACTTGCAACttgtttttaatttcaaaagtgCGATAATTTATGTTGTTCAATGTTAATATGATGTTGATTTGTGTGAATAAGTATGCgttcaattaaattgaatgtCGGGATGATATCGTGCTCTCGTTTTCCTGTTGTGATCTTTTTTTATTGTTTGGTGTAAaagatataaataaatttatttttgattcCTTATGTTTGGTTGGAGATATGGTGACTACCTTCATTCAACGCCATTTTCTTCGCTGCAGAGCCACAGACCTTTGGTGCTTCAGCCTTTTGTCTTGGTTTCATAAAAGACATTTTGTGACTATATTGAATACGATACATAATACTCCATATGATGGCCAATATAACACATAAATGACCACAAATTTTCAGATAATTTACTTATGGTTTTTTTTTCTGCTGATTTTCAAAGTTGTGGGACAGACCAAATTTTACGTTTTCTTGGACGTAGTGGCCTCTATTTTCCTAGTCTGTTTAGAAGTAGAATAATTTGGGATCCAGCTATACCCTCTTGGAATCTAAAAAGGATCTATCTCCTCTCTCTTGAATGGTGTATCAGGCATAGTTTGGGAATAGAGAAAGCATAAAAGAGGATGAAAAGGGAGTATAAGATCGGTAATTGAGACTTTGTGATTCATGATTATTACAGTATAGAATACCCCATTATATAGGGTTGATACATTTGTAACTATGGTAAAGTATCAATCAAAGATCAATTTCCCTATTCTATTCTTGGAGTATAATTGATTGGAATATTTTTCCTTATTGTTTGGAATATTCTCCCAATGTCAACTTTTCCtttctcaacactccccctcaagttgagcggTGGGATCCCCAAAGCTCAACTTGCCAAGTACGTTCATGAGGCTTCTTGAATTGACAGCTTTGGTGAGGATATCAGCCAACTGTTCTTCGGACCGGACAAATGGTAGTTCTACAGCTCCACTTTCcagtttttctttgatgaagtgtctgtcgacTTCAACGTGCTTTGTTCGATCATGCTGTACTGGATTCTCGGATATGCAGATTGCTGCCTTGTTGTCGCAGTATAGTTGACTTTTGTCTTGTGTGAGCCCAATCTCATCCATCAACCTCCTAAGCCATAAGATCTCCATCAACCCACTTCTTATTCCTCGGAACTCAGCTTCCGCGCTCGATAATGCCACTACTTTCTGTTTCTTGCTCCTCCATGTTACCAGATTTCCTTCTACAAACGTGAAGTATCCTGCGGTTGACTTCCGATCGATTGGATTACtggcccaatcagcatcagtaAACCTATAAATTCCTCGGTGTTCATTCTTTCTGAACATTATTCCATGTCCAACTGTTCCTTTG
This sequence is a window from Salvia splendens isolate huo1 chromosome 5, SspV2, whole genome shotgun sequence. Protein-coding genes within it:
- the LOC121804502 gene encoding calcium-dependent protein kinase 2-like; this translates as MGGCFSKKNHSTSDANGYTSTAGGSAGYQQTNHDYQKPAAHHNPPPQTHHAPPPPATQKPPAAAAAAQRLEPNNILGKPFEDVKSKYSVGKELGRGQFGVTYMCTEIATGQSYACKSILKRKLASKSDKEDMKREVDIMQHLSGQHNIVEFKGAFEDRQSVHLIMEVCRGGELFDSIIAQGHYSERAASDLCRQIVNVVQNCHFMGVMHRDLKPENFLLSSKDDKATLKATDFGLSVFIEEGKVYRDIVGSAYYVAPEVLRRSYGKEIDVWSAGVILYILLSGVPPFWAETEKGIFDAILNEEVDFDSQPWPSISNSAKDLVRKMLNKDPRRRITSAQVLEHPWIKGQASDKPIDGAVLSRMKQFRAMNKLKKLALKVIAQSLSEEEIKGLKAMFTNMDTDNSGTITFEELKTGLARLGSKLSETEVQQLMEAADVDGNGTIDYIEFITATMHRHKLERDEHLFKAFQFFDKDNSGYITMDELETAMKDYGLGEGATIKEIISEVDTDNDGKINYEEFCAMMRSGTTQPVKLF